From the genome of Carassius auratus strain Wakin chromosome 29, ASM336829v1, whole genome shotgun sequence:
TTAAGAACTTTTAGACAAGTATATGCTTTAGTAGACTAGTTTAAGCTCCTTTAGACTAGTTTAAGCTCTTTTAGACTAGTCTATGCTCCTTTAGACTAGTATAAGTTAGTTTAGACTATACTAAACAGTCAGTGTAAACAGAGACTTATgtcgtgcctgtctaaatgagagagagagagagagagagagagagagagagagagagagagacaaaactAATTATttcagcagcacacacacacacaaagttttatAGACTgcggtaaaaaaataataaagagaattataatatatgatataGGTAAGCAACATTACACGACCAAAATGTTTCCCTGCACCTCAACAGGATTGCAATGCTGTGCTTCTTCTTCAGGTTGATGGATAATAACCGTATTTCCACGCTGGAGCACGGCTGCTTCAGTAATCTGTCCGGCTCGCTGCTGGTGTTAAAGCTCAACAGAAACCGCCTGAGCTCCATCCCGCCCAAGATCTTCCCTCTGCCGCTCCTGCAGCACCTGTAAGTGACACGCTCTCGTCCGTCTCCCGCCACGGCGTGCTTGTTCCTGACCGCTGTGCTTGTGTGTGACAGAGAGCTGAGCAGGAACCGTGTGCGACGCATCAAGGGTCTGACGTTCCACGGGCTCCACGGCCTGCGCTCGCTGAACATCCAGAGGAACGGCGTCAGGCGGCTCATGGACGGCGCTTTCTGGGGTCTGAACAACATGGAAGTCCTGTGAGTGGAGCGGACCCGTGTGACGACGAGCTCATGTTTAATCCAGAActggtgtgtgatgtgtgtgtgtgtgtgtgtgtgtgtgtgtgtgtgtgtgagcaggcaGCTGGAGCACAATAACCTGACGGAGGTGAGCAAAGGCTGGCTCTACGGCCTCCTGACGCTGCAGCAGCTGCATCTGTCACACAACGCCATCAGCCGAATCAAACCAGACGCCTGGGAGTCCTGCCAGAAACTCTCCCAGCTGTGagtcctcttgttttattctattattgTTATTCAGTCATATGTATTCATTTAGGAAACATTTGTAAATGCACTCTCagtaaaaaaggtacaaaagctgtcctAAACAGTCCATATGAGTgactaaaaggtacaaaagtctaccttttgaaaaggaactgccccagtgacagcttttgtaccttttcttCTGAAAGTGTAAGTGATTCTCAAGTGAAGAACTGTGATTCATTCTTCATTCTGGCTGCTGTTTTGTCGAATCCTTCTCTCAGTATTTTGGTTCTCTGTCTGTCAGCGATCTGAGCTGGAACCAGTTGAGCCGTTTGGAGGAAGGCAGTTTCGTGGGACTCGGTGTCCTCGAGCAGCTCCACGTCGGGAACAACCGCATCAGTTTCATCGCGGACGGAGCGTTCCGAGGCCTCGCAAACCTGCAGACGCTGTGAGTTCGTCTCAGATCTCAAATTCTGTTTGTTTAGCTTCACGACTCGTGGATTTGAACAGGTTTCTCTGATTTCTCGCCCCCTCTCCAGAGATCTGAAGTATAATGAGATCTCGTGGACCGTCGAGGACATGAACGGCCCTTTCTCTGCTCTCGACCATCTGAGGAAACTGTGAGTCATCTCATTCATATTTACAGCTGTCAAATTCAACTCCGACACGTGACGAACAGGAGTCACTTGCTTCGTTTCCGAACGAATCAGTCATTTGAGTGAATCAGTTGagttaatgattcaatgactcattggCCACCTTGAATGAATCGTTTGTACGACTGATTCATATTcagactataactgaattttaaAAGGTTGTGACTCGTTTCCCCGCTCCTCCAGGTTCCTCCAAGGCAATCGTATCCGCTCGGTCACCAGGAAGTCGTTCGCAGGCCTGGACACGCTGGAGCAGCTGTGAGAGTCTCTCTTTCAGATCTGAGGCGTTTGGTGATGATGCATGATTGTTAAACGTCTGTTCTGTCTTACATCGCAGGGACTTGAGCAACAACGCCATCATGTCGGTGCAAGCCAACGCTTTCTCTCAGATGAAGAAGCTCACAGAGCTGTACGTATGAAGCTGTAGTGCTTCTGTAGCCGCTGGTGAACCTGTGGTGattgttcatctctctctctctctctccgtcaggCACCTGAACACCTCCAGTCTGCTGTGTGACTGCCAGCTCAAGTGGTTTTCTCCGTGGGTGGCCGAGCACGCTTTCCTTCCTCTGGTGAACGCCAGCTGCGCACATCCACATCTGCTCAAGGGCAGAAGCGTCTTCGCCGTCGCCCAGGAGGAGTTTGTGTGCGGTGAGTGGGCGAGTTTTCTAACGTAAAGTAAaataagactggagtaatgatggtgaaaattcagctgcgcatcacagaaataaattacattttagaagatATCTACATAGAAGACAGTTATTTTAGactagaataatatttcagatttttttaccgtatttttttttaataaaattaaaataaattcgtacataaattaaaatacgactggagtaatgatggtgaaaattcagctgcgcatcacagaaataaattacattataacagATATCCACTTAGAAGACAGTTATTTTAGActggaataatatttcagatttttttaccgtattttttttgataaaatgaaaataaattcaaacataaattaaaataagactggagtaatgatggtgaaaattcagctgcgcatcacaggaataataacattttataatatatatatatatacacacaatatattGACACAGAAAACACTAGAGTaatgtttcataatattactgtttttactgtattatttttgctaattaaaattaattcGTACATAAATGtaaagaagactggagtaatgatgatgaaaattcagctgcgcatcacaggaataataaaatgttataatatatatatatatatatatatatatatatacacaatatattgacacagaaaacacttttttttagactttttcacaatattactgtttttactgtattgtttatAAAACtagaataaattaatataagactggagtaatgatgctgaaaactcagctttgcatcacagtgaTAAtattacaatagttattttaaaatgtaataatatttgacaatattactgtttttaccgtatttttaaTATCAATAACGCAGCATCCGTGAGCAGAAAAgatttctttcagaaacatgttatatagtatagtatatgcAAAAAATCGTCAAGACAAAACATCCTAAAAACGGTTGATGTGTGATGTTTCTGTGCTTCACAGATGATTTCCCCAAACCCCAGATCACGGTTCAGCCCGAGACACAATCAGCCATCAAAGACAGCAACGTGACGTTCGTCTGCTCTGCGGCCAGCTCCAGCGACTCCCCGATGACCTTCGCCTGGAAGAAAGACAACGAGATCCTGAACGACGCTGAGATCCACAACCAGGCTCACCTGCGCTCTCAGGCCGGAGAGGTCAGCGAGGTCACCGAGTACACCACCACACTGCAGCTGCGCCACGTGGAGTTCACTAGTGAGGGCAGATACCAGTGCGTCATCTCCAACCACTTCGGCTCCTCGTACTCCACCAAAGCCAAGCTCACCGTCCACAGTAAGAGATCACACAATTACAACCAAACAGACTCTGTTTATCGTTTATATCTGTTTCATGAGCTATTGAACCCTCATTATCTACTCATTAGCTCTActattttcagaatgttttttttttttttttaacagtcaaaactttatatatatatatatatatatatatatatatatatattttttttttttacctaaaaccaTCCTGTATCTGATCCGCAACTTCTCATTATTGAGTGAAAGTGGAAAAAATACTACGTTTTTAATGATATACTGGATGTACCCACTTGAagagagaaaaatgaaaaaagaaaaacttcacaaaaaaaaaaatgtttgtatgtgtatatatatatatatttatatatatatatatatatatatatatatatatatatatatattttttttttaatatttatttataattttatgttgatgagaattttttttaatatatatatcattgtatGAAATTTATAAGAACTTACcagcattaaaacatttaaagaaaaaaaaatgaatgaaaaaatctttgaaattttgcatgaactacaaaaaaaaaaaaatgtatatatatatatatatatatatatatatatatatatatatatatatatatatatatatatatagatatagataagaaattgtattttaatatatcattGTATGAAATTTATAATCATAattgctcaaaaacatttatcaAACCTGTATTACTTATTACGAATCAAcataaatattactgtaaaatgttttgaaactaaatgaaatgaatgaaccTTCACTTACAGATGAATATTTCATGCTGCGGTGGTTATGTGTGACATATTCATGTTCATCAACCAACTTGTGTGCAGTTTGGGGGAAAAGGCcacatatatttacacaattttttGACCAATACAAACAttgataattttacaaaatatttttggatgctAATGGTCCTCCATACATTCCCGGGTCAAAATGACCCGAATGGTTATATAGCTTAAAacgtaataataattttgttaacaATGCAAAGTTAGATTCCCTTGAGTTTGTGAAAGCGATCCCTCATCTGTTTTCCCCCGCAGTGCTGCCGTTCTTCACCAAGAAGCCGATGGACCTGACGATCCGCGCCGGAGCCACCGCGCGTCTGGAGTGTGCTGCTAGCGGACACCCGTCTCCTCAGATCGCGTGGCAGAAGGACGGAGGCACAGACTTCCCTGCGGCCCGCGAGCGCCGGATGCACGTCATGCCCAGAGACGACGTGTTCTTCATCGTGGACGTGAAGACAGAGGACATCGGCGTCTACAGCTGCACTGCACAGAACACCGCCGGCTCCGTCTCTGCTAACGCTACGCTAACAGTGCTGGGTAACAGGATCAacgtaaaaaacaataaaacacgtTTATTAGATGCGAGGTGCTACGAATAATGTTTAGTGAAGGTTTAGTGAAGTGGTTGTTCTGGATGAGAtctttgtgtgtgtttcctgaAGTGTGATGGAATGCCGTGTCGTTCTTCCGCAGAGACGCCGTCGTTCCTGCGTCCGCTGCTGGACCGTGTGGTGGTGAAGGGCGAGACCGCGGTGCTGCAGTGCATCGCTGGAGGAAGTCCTCCGCCTCGACTCAACTGGACCAAAGACCACAGTCCGCTGCAGACGACCGAGAGACACTTCTTCGCCGCCGCGAACCAGCTGCTGATCATCGTGGACGCCGCAGACGGAGACGCAGGGACCTACACCTGCGAGATGTCCAACCCGCTGGGCACGGAGCGAGGGAACCTGCGTCTGGCCGTCCTGCCCAACCCAAACTGTGAGTCGGGGCCGGCGTCCGGCGGGGCTCTGGGGCCGGAGGAGGACGGCTGGACCACGGTGGGCATCGTGATCATCGCTGTGGTGTGCTGCGTGGTGGGAACCTCTCTGGTGTGGGTCGTGATCATCTATCACACGCGCCGACGCAACGAGGACTGCAGCGTCACCAACACAGGCCAGTCCTGACCCCACATCACACGCCTTAACatgcatctgaccgtttgattggAGGAAAACTAGCTTTATATCACgtgcacagaactgtaaaggtattcacagccacccgtcaaaataaaagtccggtttgaTTTGAAGACATTGTGCCtagaataaaatgcaacaaacGTTATTTTTcacgttttaattttaatagtaaattctTAAGGCTACTTTAAGAATATGATGAATAGAGTAAGTTTTTAATGCATTCtgataattagacatgctaaaacagaatttggtaacaaaaaaaaaatacggtgagaaaaaaaaaatttcattaccctaaatatgtaatttttgttaatctTTAAGAAattgttgtgaaaatgtatagctttttttatattgactgtttgatttgagtaaaactagatTTATATCACATGCACAGAGctgtaaaggtattcacagcaacccgtcaaaataaaagtccggtttgaTTTGAAGACACTGTGCTtagaataaaatgcaacaaacattaattttcacgttttaattttaatagtaaattccGTATGTTTGCTAGAAAATAAACTTCACATACTTTTctataattaaaagacaaatttaaaaaaaattgtgctttcatttgataaccagaatgtaaatgaaaatacacgaaaaaaaaaaaattcttaatgctACTTACTTGAGAATGAGAATAAAATGAATAGAGTtggtttattttatgtattctgATAAtcagacatgctaaaacagagtttgttaaaaataaaaaaaaatacggtGAGAGAAAATTAGGGCACCctaaatgttaaatcttttaataaattgatgtgaaaatgtaaagctttcctgattttaattaattagacgtgcttttggattaataaaatctgatttaactatttaaaagagGAGtcgacaacaaaaaaaaagatttcttaggGTGGCAGGTTTTAATGCATCGGTGATGTTTAaccctgtgtctctctctctctctctggtgtttAGATGAGACGAATCTCCCGGCGGACATCCCGAGCTATCTGTCGTCTCAGGGAACGCTAGCGGAGCGTCAGGACGGATACATGACGTCTGAGAGCGGCGGCAGCCATCCGTACATCAGCTCCTCCATCGGGGGCCTTTACATGCCGCCCAAAGACATCAGCAGTAAGACgtcttcatacacacacaaatacactgtGAAAAATACACAATACTGAAGTAGTGTTTTATCAGATTACTAAAATCAGTATTTTACCGTTACAATATAGAGACTAGTCTTgttatagttaataaaaaaaataaaaataaaaataaaaaaaataataaaaaatatatatatatatatatatatatatatatatatatatattaaaaaaataataatatatatatatatatatatatatataattttttttttcaacattttaaaataaaataacattattaaaatatatatttttaaataaaaaaactcaaatattcaaaactaaaaatattaataaaaacgacAGACATATTAAAAAACCTAAAtatggcaaaaacaaacaaataatgaaaattacaaataataataaatctataatAGTAGCTCAACTGATACTGAcaacataaaacaatatacataACTAACAAGAAAGAACTAAGAATAAACAGTAACCGCAATAAAAATTCcccttgttttttttctgaaatgtattacAGTAGTGTTTTACTGTAATCTTGTACGGCTCatcgtatttatttttctttgtaaatatatttagtaaGGGAACATCCAAATGTGTTTCTAGGTATTTCACAATTATACGTTGACTTACAGGAGCTGTacgtttaacagtattttaccgtaatgCGTTAATTGACGCTATGGGAGCTATGTGTAGTATTTTCACTGTTGTAATAGCGTTCCTCGTCTCGCAGGTCTCTGCCAGCTGGACACAGGAAGTGAGGCGGACATGGAGGCGGCGATCGACCCCCTGCTGTGCCATTATCACGGAGCGATGGGTTCTCTGCTGAGACGGAGCGAGCGCTACAGCCCGGATCTGACCGACTCCTGCAGCGGTGAGAAACACTGAGAGCGTcccgtctgtgtctgtgtgggtTAATCCTGACCTCTTCTTCTCTCGTGCAGCGTCAGAGCAGCGGCCGGTCGGAGCCACTTCCTCTTGCGGCAGGAAGTGTGAGTTCTACACCTGCAGCTCCGCCCTCGAGTCCTTCGATCACATGATGATGCAGCTGGGAGACACTTCCTGTGCGGAGGAGGACTGTGAGAGAGGAGAGAGTGTCCTGGGCTCCTCGGGGTCATATTTGGGTGAGTCTGAGCAGATACAGGGAGCACGAGAATTGCTTTTCATGCACGACAActacatttttgtattaaaaaaattttaaaaaaaaattatttaataaaaatgttttgtttattaaaaaaaataaactgcaatATGTTTTTAAACTCATTATCAGAGCATTAAGCTACAAAACCCTaagaatatttttgtaatgttaaataataaatgtataatatttaaaaataattttaatttagttgtaACTTGTTTTACTAAACTAAATTAGAATTTAATAGAAAAGCACAAAACATAAGTTActgacattaaaattaaaatataaacataaaaactaattgaaaatattaatgcaaaattataggaACTTGAAATTTTTTCTGAGACGTTATTTctcatgttttttaatttttaaactttttttagtacaataaataaaactaaagctcaaaattaataaaaactatgtaaaaaaaaaaaaagaataaaaatgacaaaaattaaaaataatacaaaaatgtatattaacagTAGGCTGTTATGTCGATTATACTTAAATTACACAACATTAAACAACAAAACGGtgttcaaatgcatttttaataataataagtaattataaaaatagtagaatagaaaaaaatgtcttttattttaattaaatttattttaaattaatttattaaattaatatttttcatgtttatatatatgtatatatatatatgtatatatatatatatatatatatatatatatatatatatatatatatatatttatttattaaattaatttaataatttactcgGGGTCTACGATGAAAAATACtcctaaagcatttattaatcttagtgttcatttcaacattcactaatgcattgaattaatcaaaagttgcATCTGTCAGAGACCTTAACTGTAAAGCTTGCAACATCAGGTGCTGGGTTCGACTCCCAGTGAGTGCATGCTCTGATTACTCTGATTGGTTGAGATGTGATTGACAGCGTGTGCCTGTGGTCTCAGGTACGTTTGGGAAAGCGCCGCAGGAGAATCTGTTCTCATCGCTTCACACCGACTCGGATCTGGACGAGGAGCGGGCGAGCGTTTACGAGCAGCCGTTCGATCACAGGACGATAGAGAGCTCTTAGCGCCGCCACAAAACCCCAAACGCTCTCTACCTCAAGAAAGGAGCTGCGACTGAATGTAAATGACTCGATTGTACAGAAAAACagattatatgcattttatacgGTTTTGTAAATAGTGTAAATATGACCCTTATTTTTGGTACTCTTCTCTTGTAAATGTACGCTTGTCTGAGTCACATATACTAGTGACCTCCAGATCTGTTTATGATTATTGCGCTTTGGCTTTGAATAAAGCACGGTTTGCACAAACGAGATCACAATAAACATTCCCGCGAGCTGCTACACGCACGAGCGCTAGTGTCTTTACTGATTGTGTCCATCTGCTTTTATTCTTCATGGGACAGAAATGTAGCAtcgcatcagtgtctcagcaacagatgctctgcagtgaatgggtgccgtcagaatgagagtctgagaaaaacatcacaataatcgaATTTGGAAAGAATCGAGTAAAACCGATGTTTGACAAGAAGATGATTCTCagacaaggtcatgggttcgattcccaggaaatgCATTCGGGGAAAGGGATTAGACCTTGAATGCAGTGAAAGTTGCTTTAAATGAAAGTGTCTgtcaaatgcatgcatgcaaaaacaGGATGGGATTTGATTTCACTCGTGAtgaattgcataaattaatttgataaattattaGAAGAGGACAAGGAtctttaaacaacattttatttaatttagtgctTTTTTTagtactgataataataatcagtttttatattttcatctaGTGATATTTGTTTCTGTCAACAAATTGTTCAAATTATGCATTCAATTTGCATTaatgtttttacttatttttaatatattttagtatttttttgtttatttttagaattaaaatttaatatttagaataagttGTTATATTTTCatctaatgatttttgtttgtttttgtcatttttagtaatattttctaattatgcatttaatttccattgttataaaaatgtgtactttatttgaaatttattttagtacttaaatatatatttttattatttaaatcaatatttagaataggtttttatattttcatctagtgattttagttttttgtcatttttagtaattttcaaattaatttgcattaatgttTTGTATAGagtttttacttattttcaagttattttagtattttttttaatgtttatttttagtatttaaatcAACATTCAGAATAAGtttttagtagtttttatttttctaattatgcatttcattttttatttttattttatagtgcttcaaaaaaaaattacttttagtattttaatatCGAGAAaacgtttttatattttaatttagtgattttgtttttgtcatttttagatttcaaattatgcatttcattttcattcattttagggTCATTCATTGTTTGGTacttaccatttttatttttagtatttaaattaagttaaaatgagACATGTTGCCTTGGCGACTAGCTGAAATTTAATATTTCACttaatttttaagtaaactttttttatggttttaacatttcatttttagttgaCCATTATAACCCTGCACTGATGGACCGTTCACGATAAGAACAGGCTGATGAAATGCAGTTGCTGCACATTCCCATGTATTTCTGTGCAGCAGATATTTAAAGCCGTTAAACACGAACGCAGCGTGTTGATCAAAGCGTCTCGAGCCGAGAAGCGTTTCGTTTCAACCGAAGCCAACAAACAGTTTCCTGGCAGAAATCATGAGAACGACTGGAATTCCAAAATAATTCCCCCACTTTGATTTTGGCTCCAGTGAAAACTagacaggaagtcagctatttgtCAGACCACCAGCGGTCAGCATGAGCTGGATCCTCCTCTGAACGTGAGCCGGCGATCGAGCAGCTGACCTCAGATCTGCTGAAGCCCAGAGTTTACCTCCACATGCCTGTCTCTTATCTCACTGCCACACACGGCCAACTTCACAGTCCTCATTGTTGCCAGATGTTGCAGCGTGGACGCAGATGTGGAGATAATCGATGACTGGCCGAGTCGTTTATCTCTCATTAACTGATCCTTAGAGGAAAAGAGCGTCTTTCTGCCGAGTTCGGCTCTGATTCTGAACATGCAGGAGATTTATTAAAGAAGTCATGAATGTGCTTACAGCTGTACAGTGTTATTAATGCCTTCAATATAAGATATATTAATTGTATAAATATGGAATTTAGTTATAGGACTTTCTATACTCACTTTCTCAGTGAGTAAGTCactgattgattcattcattcgttcatttttTTTgaacgagtcattgaatcatcAACTCACTTGactcattttaaaatgctgaatCATTCAGGAGCAAAGCAAGTCACTTCTGTCTTTATGCATGGGTTgatgaatcattgactcacttgatTCGTTCAAAGCGTTGAATCATTTAAGAACGAAGCAAGTCACTGTTTTTAAATGAGTTGATGAATCATCCGGAACAAAgcaagtgagtcactgaatcattgactcacacGATTTGTTCAAACATTTTGAATCATTTACGAATGAAGCAAGTCACTACTGTCTCTATGAATTGGTTGATGAATCATCAACTCACctgattcattttaaaatgctcaatCATTCCGGAACAAAGCAAGTCACTACTGTCTTTATgcatgagtcactgaatcattgactcacttgatTCGTTCAAAATGTTGAATCATTTAAGAACGAAGCAAGTCACTGTTTTTAAATGAGTTGATGAATCATCCGGAACAAAgcaagtgagtcactgaatcattgactcacacGATTTATTCAAAAATTTTGAATCATTTCCAAACGAAGCAAGTCACTATTTTCTTTATGAATGGGTtgctgaatcactgactcacttgattcattcaaaaactgaaTCATTCAGGAACAGAACACGGATGCTCTTTGCAGCTAAACTATGTTTATGTACAAAATAAACTAGACTATTGTTTATTAAGTATAAAACTGCTGATTTTAACATGAGGACAAATGACTCTTGACTTGAATGCTTTTGGAGCACTGATCAGATAGACATAGTTTAACACTAATAATAACACCTGAGCTGAGGATTCAGTGTAAATGTTTGAACGTGTCTGTGTTTAGACTGTGTGCAGTGAGACGAGAGCGTTTCGTTTCCAGGTGCTTTCCGCTCCTCGAGCTGCGACGTCTTCACATTCCTTCACTACATGTGCagaaagaaggagagaaagagagagagatggagactgTGGTGGATTCGCAGTAATATGGTTCTTCTGTAGCAATGTTTTCAAACAGAGCTTATGGACACGCCCCCTGTCTGCCATTGGTCAGACCTCCTTATAGCCCCGCCTCCAAAATCAAAACCAGCTCAAATGATGTTGGAAGTCTACAAAAGATGTCCACAAACAATTAAAAACGACTCGAATGCAGAACATCTGATGTTGGTTTTGGGTGAGAGGAGATGAAACGGTTTAGAAAACGTGTTTAGAATAATGTATAAAGTTCTAAGAACGTTTCAAATTTAGGATATTAAAACATGGAAACGAAAGTcttgaaatgtttgaaatgtctTGATTAGAACGTTAGTTAAACGTTTCTCACTGATACTTCATTTGTACCCAAAATGTTATTATTCTAAGAATGTATCGT
Proteins encoded in this window:
- the LOC113048461 gene encoding leucine-rich repeats and immunoglobulin-like domains protein 3 — translated: MPQPVRAVSFVLLVFHVTGFKASHGASEAEPCPSGCSCAGSVADCSGLKHGRIAERLPARITRLDLSRNKLRRFPEALLASLPQLREINLSNNEFESIPDLGPNAGNLSSLLLANNRISRISSERLSSLVALETLDLSNNNIMEVHAGAFPPLPLKNLLMDNNRISTLEHGCFSNLSGSLLVLKLNRNRLSSIPPKIFPLPLLQHLELSRNRVRRIKGLTFHGLHGLRSLNIQRNGVRRLMDGAFWGLNNMEVLQLEHNNLTEVSKGWLYGLLTLQQLHLSHNAISRIKPDAWESCQKLSQLDLSWNQLSRLEEGSFVGLGVLEQLHVGNNRISFIADGAFRGLANLQTLDLKYNEISWTVEDMNGPFSALDHLRKLFLQGNRIRSVTRKSFAGLDTLEQLDLSNNAIMSVQANAFSQMKKLTELHLNTSSLLCDCQLKWFSPWVAEHAFLPLVNASCAHPHLLKGRSVFAVAQEEFVCDDFPKPQITVQPETQSAIKDSNVTFVCSAASSSDSPMTFAWKKDNEILNDAEIHNQAHLRSQAGEVSEVTEYTTTLQLRHVEFTSEGRYQCVISNHFGSSYSTKAKLTVHMLPFFTKKPMDLTIRAGATARLECAASGHPSPQIAWQKDGGTDFPAARERRMHVMPRDDVFFIVDVKTEDIGVYSCTAQNTAGSVSANATLTVLETPSFLRPLLDRVVVKGETAVLQCIAGGSPPPRLNWTKDHSPLQTTERHFFAAANQLLIIVDAADGDAGTYTCEMSNPLGTERGNLRLAVLPNPNCESGPASGGALGPEEDGWTTVGIVIIAVVCCVVGTSLVWVVIIYHTRRRNEDCSVTNTDETNLPADIPSYLSSQGTLAERQDGYMTSESGGSHPYISSSIGGLYMPPKDISSLCQLDTGSEADMEAAIDPLLCHYHGAMGSLLRRSERYSPDLTDSCSASEQRPVGATSSCGRKCEFYTCSSALESFDHMMMQLGDTSCAEEDCERGESVLGSSGSYLGTFGKAPQENLFSSLHTDSDLDEERASVYEQPFDHRTIESS